aaattttaatttgaaagtgaacaaatcctttaagtgagtattgaatcattcattcaatcgaTTTGTTTAAAACCAGAAAATCATTCAGGAACGCAACAAATGATACAAATTGAATAATTCACTCaagtgatttgttcaaaaatgctgaatcATGCAATAACGAAACCAGTAATAAATAATTTCCAATAAATTCCTGATTGCTTTTTGGGACACTCCATCATTTTCCCTTACTTATTTTTAGGGTGGTAGGTTGCACAACAGCACTTTGTTCTAGACAATAATTTACAGGGATAAACTGTAGATTTCTAAACGACTGTAATTTGAAGTAAATTAATATGGGGCTATCCGGCACTAACAGTTacagatttttaaacaaaattagttACAACACTCCCTGGTTTAATACTCATATATTTGTTAATTTGGAACCTATTTATTGGCCGTTGCAATGGACTAAGCTGCATTTTGGGGTCACGGGAATATTCACTTGCTTATCTTATGTTTTCTTTTCTACTCACGCCAGCTGTGCAAACTAAAAGCAGATGTTTTGATTAAGCCTGCTTGGATCTGCCATGAAATGGATAAAAGAAACGCAGTATTACGTCTCAGATGATGTCACGTTTCAGGTGACGAATGGGGCGGAACCCCGCGCACCTTCAAAGCCGGAACACTTCCTGAACCGGTACCTCAGCCGTATATAAAACCGCAGCGCTTCTCAGCaaggagagggagagagaaagagctcACGAGTTCACAAAGACTTAAGACAAAGCTACTACTGGACAGATTCAGGCAAATAGGAGACGTGTTTATATCCACAGGCTGCTCTAGCATCTCTGAGAAGGTAGGGACGTTTGTGTTTACAAGCTATCTTTTATTTAATTCTGTGTGTTGGTTTATTGTTGTATAGCGTATAGACAAATGTCTGCATGCTCAATGTTGAATAAAGATGAGTCTCGttttatttaaagcattttaattacatttagtGTCAATGCTAAAACgttttgttaaaatcaaaacaagTTAATATGAAAtagatgtatgtatgtatgtatgtatgtatgtatatatgtgtatgtatatatgtatgtatatgtatatgtttatgtatatatgttcATTGCACTTTTACAACCAATGTAAATTTCATTCTAAAATTCTGAaaactaatacatttaaatataaatgattatTCTGACAAGTTAGAAGAAAAGATCTTATATTGATAAATGCTTTTTTCAATGTTGTCTCATGGTACAGTGATGGTCAATTGATATAGTGTTAAAGTGTTCTCTAATAAATGGGAATCAATTGTGTTTCACAGGCAGATACTGCAAAAAAGGAATAGAAGCCTCTCACCACATCTCAGCCATAAATCATGAATGAAAACCGTTTGGCTATCGACATTCTGCTCTTGTGTATATCCTGTGGAGCAAGTGCACTGGCAGCCTTCAATCCCACTGCCTCTTCATCTCTGCCAGCAACCAATTTCACTGATATTGGCTCTGCGCCTCCGAAATATCTCACAGAGGCCGCAAACCTTCCCAAAACCAGACGGAAACGTTATATTTCCCAGAACGATATGCTCACTATTCTTGATTACCATAATAAAGTTAGAGGGAAAGTTTTCCCTCCAGCCTCAAACATGGAATATATGGTAAGCCACTTATAATAATTaccatttgtttttaaataagtaGCCTGTGATACAATCAGGAACAGTTtgaaatttagaaaaaaatgttcTGCTTGTTTGAACTTTTGCTCTACACCCTTATGGCAGTTCATCGGGTtcagttgttttatttatttaattgtataaTTACCTGGCATTTTGCCTGGAAAGCACATTGCTGCTGTTGTAGTTGGACACGTGAACGTTGCACATGTAACTGCACTCATCACAGGATGCAGGAATGACAAACTTCTCTGTGTCCATTTGGCACCAGCAGCTGTTGAGCAGATTTAATTGGCTCAGACCACCAGAGTAGATCCTTTCCAGCACTGTCAGTGTGCTAAGACTACAGCTAAGCACTGAAATACTTCCAAAAGTGCACagtcatgagaaatgctgtattaaatatgtttcaaaagatctaaatgttttttttttttttttaataactaattCTCTGATTTTACCTTGATTAAACGGGCAAAGATTATGTAATGGTCTACTGTGTGTTGAATAGTTTAGCTATATTTTCCAGTATAAAATAAGTATCCATGTTTTATGACTTAACTCACTTAGGAATCTATCAAATCTGTGTTAATGTGTGGAATTTTCCTTGTAATCTTCCTTTTATAGACAGAATTTATCTGTGGAAATCCATCATGCTctctgagcaaaaaaaaaacaaaaaaacaaaaaaaaaacattatttattaaataatgcaatgaataaattaattttatgttaGCAGACTGATGAAAGTGTATTTCATGTCTCAGGTCTGGGATGACACTCTTGCAAAAACAGCTGAGCAGTGGGCGTCTACGTGCATTTGGGAGCATGGTCCTCGCAGTCTTCTTAGATTTCTGGGTCAGAACCTTTCAGTTCGAACAGGAAGGTATGCATCTCCACCCTCAGTCCCAGTATGTGATCACTGATGCTTTTACTGTAGCAATAGACATTTTGGCCTGAAAGACCAAGCTAAGCACTTTATCACACCATAATGAGATTTAGTGCTATGTTTGGATTGTTTACAGGTACAGATCCATTTTGCAGCTGGTGAAGCCCTGGCATGATGAAGTGAAGGACTATTCTTTTCCCTATCCTCGAGACTGCAATCCCAGATGTCCTCTTAAGTGCTATGGGCCTATGTGCACTCATTATACACAAGTGAGTTGATTTAAGATGGTCTTCATGCATGAAATGAATTTCTTCATCTATAATAGCGTTCacagtttggggtcagtaagattatgggtcattttttttttttttgtccaaatgccataataataataataataataataataataataataataataataataataataataataataataataattaattattataataaacaaagatatgacatcaaAACGtttgtaaggtagtacaactaggtattttattgaatccaaaaggttttaattatattttgctacatataaaggtatatTAAAGATTTTGacgtgtcaaaaggtcattcggtttaaccgtccaaattCCAATACTTCATTTCATTTGtgcttaaaatatcttaaaatgtaataaatgtataaattttttattctggcatgattttataacttCATATATCAAcacagtgcaaaatggtattaagaTTATGTGtagaaagaatgtctggaaaaatgaatttcattgatgtcattctgAGTAACCAATAGAAAGgaaccattttggatcaagtcatgcagtcaatatcatgtgacaggatgtgacgaCATTCAGACACCtccaaaggaccacatggtcatgaagtaaagttactaactctctcttaactatttgaaaaattcatgttttcacttgctcatacgcatgtcccgaaacatcaggtcattcggtacaaccgccataaaacatggaaaattttgtaatattttaaaaacttactaaatataaaatgtttgattgtccttttgctagctagttagatatcagcctgttaacattgtttgaaaatatcgtcattcggtataaccaaaagtgtcattcggtaaaaccgaattttttttttttttttcaaagaaattaatacttttattcagcaaggatgcatgtgacagtaaagacatgtataatgttacaaaggattttttatttcaaatatcaaaaatattaagcagcacaacttttttttaaacattgataacaATGGAAAGtgcttcttgagcaccaaatcagcagattaaaatgatttctgaaggatcatgtgacactgaagacaggagtaatggctgctggaaATTCAAAttgtattacaatataaaatatatttcaaaaaagaaaaccattatataatatatttcataatttttgatcaaataaattcagccttggtgaacataagagacttctttcaaaaaacatcttaccgaccccaaacgtCTGAACGGCAGTGTTTATAATTCTCATTTGACCATTGCTCACTTGTTGCTTATGTTTTTACCAGATGGTGTGGGCAACCTCAAATAAAGTAGGATGTGCCATCAACACATGCCATAATATGAATGTTTGGGGCTCAGTATGGAAGAGGGCAACATACTTGGTGTGCAATTATTCTCCAAAGTAAGTATGTTTTCTGTGCTGTAGCTTAGCTAAACTCAGGAGTGAAAAGCTTCGGTAATATAATTAGGCTGAGCTAGCAATT
The nucleotide sequence above comes from Chanodichthys erythropterus isolate Z2021 chromosome 23, ASM2448905v1, whole genome shotgun sequence. Encoded proteins:
- the pi15a gene encoding peptidase inhibitor 15-A; translated protein: MNENRLAIDILLLCISCGASALAAFNPTASSSLPATNFTDIGSAPPKYLTEAANLPKTRRKRYISQNDMLTILDYHNKVRGKVFPPASNMEYMVWDDTLAKTAEQWASTCIWEHGPRSLLRFLGQNLSVRTGRYRSILQLVKPWHDEVKDYSFPYPRDCNPRCPLKCYGPMCTHYTQMVWATSNKVGCAINTCHNMNVWGSVWKRATYLVCNYSPKGNWIGEAPYKVGVPCSMCPPSYGGSCSNNMCFPAVNSNYLHWFK